From the Rhodococcus sp. NBC_00297 genome, one window contains:
- a CDS encoding DUF3052 domain-containing protein — protein MVAAADAQNYAQKLGVTRDMVVQELGWDEDTDDDLRADVEEMIGGETVDEDSDEVVDVVLLWWRDGDGDLVDALMDAITPLSDDGFVWVLTPKTGQSGHVEPSEIAESAPTAGLTQTSTTNLGAWIGSRLVQPKAQPTKR, from the coding sequence GTGGTCGCCGCGGCGGACGCCCAGAACTATGCCCAGAAGCTCGGAGTCACCCGCGACATGGTCGTGCAAGAGTTGGGTTGGGACGAGGACACCGACGACGACTTGCGGGCCGACGTCGAGGAGATGATCGGCGGCGAGACCGTCGACGAGGATTCCGACGAGGTGGTCGACGTCGTGCTGCTGTGGTGGCGCGACGGGGACGGAGACCTGGTCGACGCCCTCATGGACGCCATCACCCCCCTCTCCGACGACGGTTTCGTGTGGGTCCTCACTCCCAAGACAGGCCAGTCCGGCCATGTCGAGCCCAGCGAGATCGCCGAGTCCGCACCCACCGCGGGCCTCACCCAGACCTCCACCACGAACCTCGGTGCGTGGATCGGCAGTCGGCTGGTGCAGCCCAAGGCTCAGCCCACGAAGCGCTGA
- a CDS encoding peroxiredoxin, which translates to MTLEVGVEAPDFTLKDQNNQPVTLSDYRGTKNVLLIFFPLAFTGTCQGELCRVRDELPKFENDDTAVLAVSVGPPPTHKIWSAEQGYTFPLLSDFWPHGAVAQQYGVFNEDLGFANRGTFLIDTSGVVRFAEMMGPGEARDQGAWEKALATLDS; encoded by the coding sequence ATGACGCTCGAGGTGGGAGTCGAGGCTCCCGACTTCACATTGAAGGACCAGAACAACCAGCCCGTCACGCTGTCGGACTATCGCGGCACCAAGAACGTGCTGCTGATCTTCTTCCCGCTTGCGTTCACCGGCACGTGCCAGGGTGAACTCTGCCGGGTGCGCGACGAGCTGCCGAAGTTCGAGAACGACGACACCGCGGTGCTCGCCGTCTCGGTCGGTCCGCCTCCCACGCACAAGATCTGGTCCGCCGAGCAGGGATACACGTTCCCGCTCCTGTCGGACTTCTGGCCGCACGGCGCCGTGGCGCAGCAGTACGGCGTGTTCAACGAGGACCTAGGGTTCGCCAACCGCGGAACCTTCCTCATCGACACGTCCGGAGTGGTGCGGTTCGCCGAGATGATGGGTCCGGGCGAGGCCCGTGACCAGGGGGCTTGGGAGAAGGCCCTCGCCACGCTAGATTCTTGA
- a CDS encoding DUF1272 domain-containing protein, with translation MRPNCERCDVDLPPSSVDAHVCTYECTFCTACVTRLSNVCPNCGGGFAPRPVRPAREWRPGLSVALRPGSTVRVHTPYTEAELDEFVDRVKGVPPAER, from the coding sequence ATGCGGCCCAACTGCGAACGGTGCGACGTGGATCTGCCCCCGTCGTCCGTCGACGCCCATGTCTGCACCTACGAGTGCACCTTCTGCACCGCCTGCGTCACGCGCCTGTCGAATGTGTGCCCCAACTGCGGTGGCGGCTTCGCCCCGCGTCCGGTTCGACCGGCTCGCGAATGGCGGCCGGGGTTGTCGGTGGCGCTGCGACCCGGATCGACCGTGCGAGTGCACACGCCGTACACCGAAGCGGAGCTCGACGAGTTCGTGGACCGGGTGAAGGGTGTGCCGCCGGCTGAGCGGTGA
- a CDS encoding iron-containing alcohol dehydrogenase: MSTSISFPRFLRMGPGAVEDLGQVLDDLGVERPLLVTDKFMVSTGAADRVMGIIAAAGKTGALFAETVPDPTTDSLTAGVAAVAAHDADAVIGFGGGSPMDTAKALSVLSKGGGVMRDYKAPGPYTGPALPIIAIPTTAGSGSEATQFTVITDSESDEKMLCPGLSFLPIASVVDPELTMSMPPRLTADTGVDALTHAIEAYVSKKANPISDALALNAMRTIGRFLVRAYTDGDDAEARAAMMAASTQAGMAFSNASVCLVHGMSRPIGGHFHVAHGLSNAMLLPAVTAFSIPGAPERYAECARQLGAAHEGDGDDVASAALVTYIENLCATVEVPSPSAHGLDADKWEKLVPLMAEQALASGSPNNNPVVPTAQQIEELYRQVF; this comes from the coding sequence ATGTCGACATCCATTTCCTTTCCCCGCTTCCTGCGTATGGGACCCGGCGCCGTCGAGGACCTCGGCCAGGTACTCGACGACCTCGGAGTCGAGCGCCCCCTCCTCGTGACCGACAAGTTCATGGTCAGCACGGGTGCAGCGGACCGCGTCATGGGCATCATCGCGGCCGCCGGCAAGACCGGCGCGCTGTTCGCCGAGACGGTTCCCGACCCCACCACCGACTCCCTCACCGCCGGGGTCGCCGCCGTCGCAGCGCACGACGCGGACGCCGTCATCGGCTTCGGCGGCGGGAGCCCCATGGACACCGCGAAGGCACTGTCGGTGCTGAGCAAGGGCGGCGGCGTCATGCGCGACTACAAGGCACCCGGCCCGTACACCGGACCGGCGCTGCCCATCATCGCCATCCCGACCACGGCCGGAAGCGGTTCGGAAGCAACGCAGTTCACCGTCATCACCGACAGCGAGTCGGACGAGAAGATGCTGTGCCCCGGCCTGTCCTTCCTCCCCATCGCCTCCGTCGTCGACCCCGAACTCACGATGTCCATGCCGCCACGCCTCACCGCGGACACCGGTGTCGACGCGTTGACCCACGCCATCGAGGCGTACGTCAGCAAGAAGGCGAACCCGATCTCCGATGCGTTGGCCCTCAACGCCATGCGCACCATCGGACGGTTCCTCGTACGCGCGTACACCGACGGGGACGACGCCGAGGCGCGCGCCGCGATGATGGCCGCGTCCACCCAGGCCGGGATGGCGTTCTCCAACGCCAGCGTGTGTCTGGTGCACGGCATGAGCCGACCCATCGGTGGCCACTTCCATGTCGCACACGGCTTGTCGAACGCGATGCTGCTGCCCGCCGTCACCGCGTTCTCCATCCCCGGCGCCCCGGAGCGGTACGCGGAGTGCGCGCGGCAACTCGGCGCCGCACATGAGGGTGACGGCGACGACGTGGCCTCGGCAGCACTGGTCACCTACATCGAGAACCTCTGCGCGACGGTCGAAGTGCCATCCCCGAGCGCGCACGGTCTCGATGCGGACAAGTGGGAGAAGCTCGTCCCGTTGATGGCGGAGCAGGCACTTGCCTCGGGCTCGCCGAACAACAACCCGGTCGTCCCCACCGCGCAGCAGATCGAGGAGTTGTACCGGCAGGTGTTCTGA
- a CDS encoding CoA-acylating methylmalonate-semialdehyde dehydrogenase, giving the protein MNTITHWVDGKPFAGTSDKTSPVTNPATGQVTGELALATVEDARVVIDSATAAFPAWRDTSLSKRTAILFNFRELLNAKKGELAEIITAEHGKVLSDALGEISRGQEVVEFACGIPHLLKGGFTENASTGVDVFSLRQPLGPVGIISPFNFPAMVPMWFFPIAIAAGNTVVLKPSEKDPTASIWIAELWKEAGLPDGVFNVLQGDKTAVDELLENRNIKSISFVGSTPIAQYVYATGTSHGKRVQALGGAKNHAIVLPDADLDLAADAMVNAGFGSAGERCMAISALVAVGDIADELVAKIAERTTPLKTGDGTRGADMGPLVTKAHRDKVASYVDAGEESGATIVVDGRTVKADGGDEGFWLGPTLIDHVTPEMSIYTDEIFGPVLSVVRVDTYDEALQLINDNPYGNGTAIFTNDGGAARRFQNEVEVGMIGINVPIPVPMAYYSFGGWKNSLFGDTHAHGTEGVHFFTRAKAVTSRWLDPSHGGINLGFPEND; this is encoded by the coding sequence GTGAACACGATCACGCACTGGGTGGACGGCAAGCCGTTCGCCGGCACCTCCGACAAGACCTCCCCCGTCACCAACCCGGCCACCGGTCAGGTCACCGGCGAGCTCGCCCTCGCCACCGTCGAGGATGCCCGCGTCGTCATCGACTCGGCCACCGCCGCCTTCCCCGCCTGGCGCGACACCTCGCTGTCCAAGCGCACCGCGATCCTCTTCAACTTCCGCGAACTGCTCAACGCGAAGAAGGGCGAACTCGCCGAGATCATCACCGCCGAGCACGGCAAGGTCCTCTCCGACGCCCTCGGCGAGATCAGCCGCGGCCAGGAAGTCGTCGAATTCGCCTGCGGCATCCCGCATCTGCTCAAGGGCGGCTTCACCGAGAACGCCTCCACCGGAGTCGACGTCTTCTCCCTGCGTCAGCCGCTCGGACCCGTCGGCATCATCAGCCCCTTCAACTTCCCGGCCATGGTGCCGATGTGGTTCTTCCCCATCGCCATCGCCGCCGGCAACACCGTCGTGCTCAAGCCGTCCGAGAAGGACCCGACGGCGAGCATCTGGATCGCCGAGCTGTGGAAGGAAGCGGGCCTGCCCGACGGCGTCTTCAACGTCCTCCAGGGTGACAAGACCGCCGTCGACGAGCTGCTCGAGAACCGCAACATCAAGTCCATCAGCTTCGTCGGCTCCACCCCCATCGCGCAGTACGTCTACGCGACCGGCACCTCGCACGGCAAGCGCGTCCAGGCCCTCGGCGGCGCCAAGAACCACGCCATCGTGCTCCCCGACGCCGATCTCGACCTCGCCGCCGACGCCATGGTCAACGCCGGCTTCGGCTCCGCCGGTGAGCGCTGCATGGCCATCTCCGCCCTCGTCGCGGTCGGCGACATCGCCGACGAACTGGTCGCCAAGATCGCCGAGCGCACCACCCCGCTCAAGACCGGCGACGGCACCCGCGGCGCCGACATGGGCCCACTGGTGACCAAGGCACACCGCGACAAGGTCGCCTCCTACGTCGACGCGGGCGAGGAGTCCGGCGCCACCATCGTCGTCGACGGCCGCACCGTCAAGGCCGACGGCGGAGACGAGGGCTTCTGGCTCGGACCCACCCTCATCGACCACGTCACCCCCGAGATGAGCATCTACACCGACGAGATCTTCGGACCCGTCCTCTCCGTCGTCCGCGTCGACACGTACGACGAGGCGCTGCAGCTGATCAACGACAACCCCTACGGCAACGGCACCGCCATCTTCACCAACGACGGTGGCGCCGCTCGACGCTTCCAGAACGAGGTCGAGGTCGGCATGATCGGCATCAACGTGCCGATCCCGGTTCCCATGGCCTACTACAGCTTCGGTGGCTGGAAGAACAGCCTCTTCGGCGACACCCACGCCCACGGCACCGAGGGCGTGCACTTCTTCACCCGCGCCAAGGCCGTCACCTCCCGCTGGCTCGACCCCAGCCACGGCGGCATCAACCTCGGATTCCCCGAGAACGACTAG
- a CDS encoding LysR family transcriptional regulator — MFSADHLRFFLEVSRHGRLNDASRVLGVDHTTVGRRITSLEKAAGHRLFDRTPSGWRLTEAGRRLVGYAETVESTLIAAFEDQTTSVGSLTGSVRIAAPDGFGAFVLTPQLTRLRRDHPRLDVELVTATEHDALSTRGFDVAVSLERPSPRFMSSRKLASYELKLYASPSYLRAAPALESLDDLRRHVLIWYVDALLDVVPLRILDAMHLDGRPQFQTNNITGHWLAARHGLGIAPLPNYIGEPDDQLVCVLPDEFAVRRDYWTAMPRDLTRLARVKAVDELLRSIVADDVHLLAPDADDQ, encoded by the coding sequence ATGTTCTCCGCCGATCACCTCCGCTTCTTCCTGGAGGTCTCGCGCCACGGGCGCCTCAACGACGCCTCGCGAGTGCTGGGTGTCGACCACACGACGGTGGGCCGCCGCATCACCAGTCTGGAGAAGGCGGCGGGCCATCGACTCTTCGATCGCACGCCGTCGGGCTGGCGGCTGACGGAGGCGGGGCGGCGCCTCGTGGGCTACGCGGAGACGGTGGAGTCGACGCTGATCGCGGCGTTCGAGGACCAGACGACGTCCGTGGGATCGCTGACCGGCTCCGTGCGGATCGCCGCCCCGGACGGTTTCGGTGCCTTCGTGCTCACGCCGCAGCTGACGCGGCTGCGCCGGGACCACCCCCGACTCGACGTCGAGCTGGTCACCGCCACGGAGCACGACGCGCTGAGCACCCGCGGCTTCGACGTCGCCGTGAGCCTGGAGCGGCCGTCACCGCGATTCATGTCATCGCGGAAGCTGGCGTCGTACGAGCTCAAGCTGTACGCGTCACCGTCCTACCTCCGCGCCGCGCCCGCACTGGAGAGCCTCGACGACCTGCGTCGGCACGTCCTCATCTGGTACGTCGACGCGCTGTTGGACGTGGTGCCGCTGCGCATCCTCGACGCCATGCACCTCGACGGTCGACCGCAGTTCCAGACCAACAACATCACCGGGCACTGGCTCGCGGCCCGCCACGGGCTCGGGATCGCACCGTTGCCCAACTACATCGGCGAGCCGGACGACCAGCTGGTCTGTGTGTTGCCCGACGAGTTCGCCGTGCGCCGCGACTACTGGACCGCGATGCCTCGCGACCTCACGCGGCTGGCGCGGGTGAAGGCCGTCGACGAACTACTGCGATCGATCGTCGCCGACGACGTGCACCTGCTGGCACCGGATGCGGACGATCAGTGA
- a CDS encoding MFS transporter has translation MSTTSTSADNAAPAVSRRAWQSLIVLLMGMFIALLDTTIVNVALPTIRTSLDASEATLSWIISGYALAFGLALIPAGRVGDRIGHKWVFFTGLALFTVASLACGLAQNDLQLVAARIVQGLAGGIFVPAVTAYIQLLFPPQMRGKAFAIMGAVIGVSSALGPIIGGLIIEAAGSESGWRLVFWVNLPFGLIGLILAAKILPTRSEIDSPDAPARGIDWVGLALVTAGLVAILVPLIEGQDTGWPTWTYVTLGAGIVLIGLFGAWEVRYSRAGRTPLVPPRLFTRPAFTGGVILALVYFAAFTSIFFTISILWQTGLGNSALASGVVSIPFAIGSIISSSQSNRLAERLGRNVLVLGTALVTLGLVWAWLVLLFTDASALTNWKLLLPLFIAGLGNGAFIAPNAQFIVATVDRPDAGAASGVISTMQRVGSAIGIAIIGSVLFGSLNVMGPGEDAVATAFTDSAAHAMGVSAGFAVLAFVLVFALPRRAH, from the coding sequence GTGTCCACCACTTCCACCTCGGCCGACAACGCGGCCCCCGCGGTCTCCCGACGCGCCTGGCAGTCGTTGATCGTCCTGCTCATGGGCATGTTCATCGCCCTGCTCGACACGACCATCGTCAACGTCGCGCTCCCCACCATCCGCACGAGCCTCGACGCGTCCGAGGCCACCCTGTCCTGGATCATCTCCGGATACGCGCTCGCGTTCGGCCTGGCACTGATCCCGGCGGGTCGGGTGGGCGACCGCATCGGCCACAAGTGGGTGTTCTTCACCGGACTCGCCCTCTTCACGGTGGCCAGCCTCGCGTGTGGACTCGCGCAGAACGATCTGCAGCTCGTCGCGGCGCGCATCGTGCAGGGACTCGCGGGCGGCATCTTCGTCCCCGCCGTCACCGCCTACATCCAGTTGCTGTTCCCGCCGCAGATGCGGGGCAAGGCCTTCGCCATCATGGGCGCCGTCATCGGCGTCTCGTCCGCACTGGGCCCCATCATCGGCGGTCTGATCATCGAGGCCGCCGGCAGCGAGAGCGGGTGGCGGTTGGTCTTCTGGGTCAACCTACCGTTCGGACTCATCGGCTTGATCCTGGCCGCGAAGATCTTGCCGACCCGCTCCGAGATCGACTCCCCCGACGCCCCCGCGCGCGGTATCGACTGGGTGGGTCTCGCACTCGTCACGGCAGGTCTCGTCGCGATCCTGGTCCCCCTCATCGAGGGCCAGGACACCGGATGGCCGACCTGGACGTATGTGACACTCGGCGCCGGCATCGTGCTCATCGGGCTGTTCGGCGCGTGGGAGGTGCGCTACTCGCGTGCCGGCCGCACCCCTCTTGTCCCGCCGCGACTGTTCACCCGGCCCGCGTTCACCGGCGGGGTCATTCTCGCCCTCGTCTACTTCGCTGCCTTCACGTCGATCTTCTTCACCATCTCGATCCTGTGGCAGACCGGTCTCGGCAACTCGGCGCTCGCCTCGGGCGTGGTGTCGATCCCGTTCGCGATCGGCAGCATCATCTCGTCGTCGCAGTCCAACAGGCTGGCCGAACGTCTCGGCCGTAACGTCCTGGTGCTCGGCACGGCCCTCGTCACCCTGGGACTCGTGTGGGCCTGGTTGGTCCTGCTGTTCACCGATGCGTCGGCCCTGACCAACTGGAAGCTGCTGCTGCCCCTGTTCATCGCAGGCCTGGGCAACGGCGCCTTCATCGCTCCCAATGCGCAGTTCATCGTCGCGACGGTAGATCGGCCCGACGCGGGCGCCGCCAGCGGTGTCATCTCGACGATGCAGCGGGTCGGCAGCGCGATCGGCATCGCCATCATCGGCAGCGTCCTCTTCGGCTCGCTGAACGTCATGGGCCCCGGTGAGGACGCCGTCGCGACGGCGTTCACCGACAGCGCGGCGCACGCCATGGGAGTCAGCGCCGGATTCGCCGTGCTCGCGTTCGTCCTGGTCTTCGCACTACCGCGACGGGCTCACTGA
- a CDS encoding amidase, whose translation MTHAFTDDALGRDDAVGLALRVRRREVTAAELASAALSRIEKMAELDALVGPPLTTPVVGDQAGPFAGVPTLIKDNSDVRGLPTGQGSEIIRARPADRHGPVAREMLSMGFGVMAKTTLPEFGLSASTEFPTRPPTRNPWNTEYSTGASSGGSAALVAAGAVPLAHGNDGGGSIRIPAACTGLVGLKPSRGRFVLPALEKLLPVAIVSEGVLTRSVRDTAAFWAAADHASARRLRPIGTVTGPSARRLRVGVIRQSPAGGPTDVETLAALDDAAALLERLGHTVDEMTTVPIDPRFPEDFVEYWSFLAYVLQKTTPRLEGRTERDFDTLTVGLADRFRRTRYRLPSVVRRLRRAGADYASMFASVDLVLSPVLGHTTPRLGHLSPHVPFDEYLERLTSYAAFTPLHNVAGAPAMSLPLGRSSAGLPVGVMFSGVQGDERTLLEVAFEIEGAAPWRSLAD comes from the coding sequence ATGACACATGCGTTCACGGACGATGCGTTGGGGCGCGACGACGCGGTGGGGCTCGCGCTGCGAGTGCGCAGGCGCGAGGTCACCGCCGCGGAACTGGCGTCGGCGGCACTGTCGCGCATCGAGAAGATGGCCGAGTTGGACGCGCTGGTGGGGCCACCACTGACGACTCCCGTCGTCGGCGACCAGGCGGGGCCGTTCGCGGGTGTGCCGACGCTGATCAAGGACAACAGCGACGTCCGAGGGCTGCCGACGGGCCAGGGCTCCGAGATCATCCGTGCTCGTCCCGCGGACCGGCACGGTCCCGTGGCCCGCGAGATGCTCTCGATGGGGTTCGGTGTCATGGCCAAGACGACGCTGCCGGAGTTCGGACTCAGCGCGTCGACCGAGTTCCCGACCCGGCCGCCCACCCGGAACCCCTGGAACACCGAGTACTCGACGGGCGCGTCCTCGGGCGGATCCGCGGCGCTGGTGGCGGCGGGGGCGGTTCCCCTCGCACACGGCAACGACGGCGGCGGCTCGATCCGGATCCCAGCGGCCTGCACGGGGCTCGTGGGCCTCAAGCCGTCGCGCGGCAGGTTCGTGCTGCCGGCGCTGGAGAAGCTTCTGCCTGTCGCGATCGTCTCCGAGGGCGTGCTGACGCGCAGTGTCCGTGACACCGCCGCGTTCTGGGCCGCGGCCGATCACGCGAGTGCACGACGCCTGCGACCGATCGGCACCGTGACGGGCCCGTCGGCGCGGCGACTGCGGGTCGGTGTGATCCGGCAGTCGCCCGCGGGCGGCCCCACCGACGTCGAGACGCTCGCCGCGCTGGACGACGCCGCCGCGCTCCTCGAGCGCCTCGGTCACACGGTGGACGAGATGACCACCGTGCCGATCGACCCACGCTTTCCCGAGGACTTCGTCGAGTACTGGTCGTTCCTCGCCTACGTTCTGCAGAAGACGACGCCGCGTCTCGAGGGCCGCACGGAACGCGACTTCGACACGCTCACCGTGGGACTCGCGGACCGCTTCCGTCGTACGCGGTACCGATTGCCGTCGGTGGTGCGTCGACTGCGCAGGGCCGGTGCCGACTACGCCTCGATGTTCGCGAGCGTCGACCTGGTGCTGTCCCCGGTGCTCGGGCACACCACGCCGCGGCTGGGGCATCTGTCGCCGCACGTGCCGTTCGACGAGTACCTCGAGAGGCTCACGTCCTACGCCGCGTTCACTCCGCTGCACAACGTGGCGGGCGCGCCGGCGATGTCGCTGCCGCTGGGGCGCTCGAGCGCCGGACTGCCGGTGGGGGTCATGTTCTCCGGTGTGCAGGGCGACGAGCGAACGCTGCTCGAGGTGGCCTTCGAGATCGAAGGCGCGGCACCGTGGCGTTCCCTCGCCGACTGA
- a CDS encoding PaaI family thioesterase, translating to MTDLQNFADTVFTAAAGLQVTTATGTEVRGHIDLTSDHHTPWGVVHGGVYASAVESAASIGASVAVSDRGQFAVGVHNGTDFLRSMTEGRVDVVATPLQQGRVQQLWQVIITSADSGKEIARGQVRLQNVANPNA from the coding sequence ATGACCGACCTACAGAACTTCGCCGACACCGTCTTCACCGCCGCAGCCGGGCTGCAGGTCACCACGGCCACCGGCACCGAGGTACGCGGACACATCGATCTGACGAGCGATCATCACACCCCGTGGGGCGTCGTGCACGGCGGCGTCTACGCCTCGGCCGTCGAATCGGCCGCGAGTATCGGTGCGAGCGTGGCGGTCTCGGACCGCGGACAGTTCGCGGTCGGCGTCCACAACGGAACGGACTTCCTCCGGTCGATGACCGAGGGGCGGGTCGACGTGGTCGCCACCCCGCTGCAACAGGGTCGGGTACAGCAGCTCTGGCAGGTGATCATCACCAGCGCCGACTCAGGTAAGGAGATCGCCCGCGGTCAGGTGCGACTGCAGAACGTGGCGAACCCGAACGCCTGA
- a CDS encoding acetoacetate decarboxylase family protein: MTESARTQDWHTGADGELYPPEPWYLGGTLLVSVYRVPVHELPQDVVSAVSDADARLVTVGGHAVVSAAFVRYTSGGVLSYDELIGSVLVRRGVTVMATIPHIWVDSPQSRTGGRELWSIPKHLGEFRRETSGPRVTASMTFDGASVAALDARVGRRLTPGTPRIPLTTAQHLGGRTVVSRNTIYATTRALSTTWTFASDGPLGHLHGRTPTVSVALADASIVFGGHVDRR, encoded by the coding sequence ATGACGGAGTCGGCGCGGACGCAGGACTGGCACACCGGCGCGGACGGCGAGCTGTATCCGCCGGAGCCCTGGTACCTCGGCGGCACCCTGCTGGTGTCGGTCTACCGCGTTCCCGTCCACGAGCTCCCGCAGGACGTGGTGTCCGCCGTGTCCGACGCCGATGCCCGGCTGGTGACGGTCGGCGGGCACGCTGTCGTCTCCGCGGCCTTCGTGCGCTACACCTCGGGCGGCGTCCTGTCCTACGACGAGTTGATCGGCTCGGTACTCGTCCGGCGCGGCGTCACCGTCATGGCCACCATCCCGCACATCTGGGTCGACAGTCCGCAGTCCCGCACCGGTGGGCGCGAACTGTGGTCCATACCGAAGCATCTGGGCGAATTCCGCCGCGAGACGAGCGGGCCGCGTGTCACCGCGTCGATGACGTTCGACGGTGCCTCCGTCGCGGCGCTCGACGCGCGGGTCGGGCGCCGACTCACACCGGGCACGCCGCGCATTCCGCTCACCACCGCACAGCACCTCGGCGGTCGCACCGTCGTGTCCCGCAACACGATCTACGCGACCACCCGCGCGCTGTCGACGACGTGGACGTTCGCATCGGACGGTCCGCTGGGTCACCTGCACGGACGCACGCCGACCGTGAGCGTGGCACTCGCCGACGCCTCCATCGTGTTCGGTGGACACGTCGACCGACGCTGA
- a CDS encoding cobalamin biosynthesis protein — protein sequence MITAPAVGIVSGYLADLMLGDPRRRHPVAAFGSLAAALETRTYRDDRLAGTVHTALLVGGAIGATAAADRLVRDHPVPRAALTAAAVWACLGGTTLARTGLALADALDANDLPAARAILPSLCGRDPALLDGAGAARAALESVAENTSDATTGVLFWAAVAGATGAVGYRAVNTLDAMIGYHSPRYERFGWCAARLDDVVNLIPARLTGLLTAASAPTVGGTPRDALAAWRASASDHPSPNAGVTESTAAGALGVRLGGETAYAHGVEQRPVLGRGSVPTTNDLRRAVRLSAAVQASAAAVSALLAVAIGQQRRRLGRGRRLPS from the coding sequence ATGATCACCGCACCCGCCGTCGGAATCGTGTCCGGATACCTCGCCGACCTGATGCTGGGGGATCCACGACGCCGTCATCCCGTGGCCGCCTTCGGATCTCTCGCCGCCGCCCTCGAGACGCGGACGTACCGGGACGACCGACTCGCCGGAACCGTCCACACCGCACTGCTCGTCGGTGGAGCCATCGGCGCGACGGCCGCGGCGGATCGACTCGTGCGCGATCACCCGGTTCCGCGTGCAGCGCTGACGGCCGCCGCGGTCTGGGCGTGTCTCGGCGGAACGACGCTGGCCCGCACGGGTCTCGCGCTGGCCGACGCCCTGGACGCCAACGATCTTCCGGCCGCGCGGGCGATTCTGCCGTCGCTCTGCGGGCGTGATCCCGCTCTGCTGGACGGCGCGGGCGCGGCGCGGGCGGCGCTCGAATCGGTGGCCGAGAACACCTCGGACGCGACGACGGGCGTGCTCTTCTGGGCCGCGGTGGCAGGGGCTACCGGCGCCGTCGGCTACCGCGCCGTCAACACCCTCGACGCGATGATCGGCTACCACTCGCCGCGCTACGAACGGTTCGGATGGTGTGCCGCCCGGCTCGACGACGTGGTCAACCTGATCCCCGCCCGACTCACCGGACTCCTCACGGCAGCATCGGCGCCGACGGTGGGTGGGACGCCGCGGGACGCCCTGGCCGCGTGGCGCGCGAGCGCGTCCGACCATCCGAGCCCGAATGCCGGAGTGACCGAGTCGACCGCCGCGGGCGCCCTCGGAGTACGGCTCGGCGGCGAGACGGCCTACGCGCACGGTGTCGAACAGCGGCCCGTCCTGGGCCGGGGAAGCGTCCCCACGACGAACGATCTGCGGCGTGCGGTGCGCCTGTCGGCCGCGGTGCAGGCGAGCGCCGCGGCGGTGTCAGCGCTTCTTGCCGTAGCGATCGGTCAGCAGCGTCGTCGACTCGGCCGCGGGCGCCGACTTCCTTCGTAG
- a CDS encoding SURF1 family cytochrome oxidase biogenesis protein, with protein MRRLSFLLRPGWLALAAVVILFAYLCFSVLAPWQLGKNTTTSARNEQISRSFDAEPVDAADLLTEQVVAPEDDWRRVVVTGTYDADSDVVVRLRSVDDTPAFEVLTPFVTDAGPTILVNRGYVLPTTGIDVPTFDPPPAGTVTLEGRLRVSEPSVPDKPAVAGPGVPQVYTITPAQVGELTGTDPVDGYVQLADAQPGGLGVLALPQLDAGPYLSYGLQWLAFGIMAPLGLAYFVRAEIRERRRGNAESSDDLEPSDDLEPTAAPDEYDDGLDALLKPRRGLRRKSAPAAESTTLLTDRYGKKR; from the coding sequence GTGCGCCGACTGTCGTTCCTTCTCCGTCCCGGGTGGTTGGCACTCGCGGCTGTCGTCATCCTCTTCGCGTACCTCTGCTTCTCCGTTCTCGCGCCCTGGCAACTGGGCAAGAACACCACCACGTCGGCGCGGAACGAGCAGATCAGCCGCTCCTTCGACGCGGAACCGGTCGATGCTGCCGACCTGTTGACCGAGCAGGTCGTCGCCCCCGAGGACGACTGGCGACGGGTCGTGGTCACCGGGACGTACGACGCCGACAGCGATGTGGTGGTCCGCCTGCGCAGCGTCGACGACACCCCGGCCTTCGAAGTCCTCACCCCGTTCGTCACCGACGCCGGGCCCACGATCCTGGTGAACCGCGGCTACGTGCTGCCCACCACGGGTATCGACGTCCCGACCTTCGATCCCCCGCCGGCCGGCACCGTCACGCTGGAGGGCCGCCTGCGCGTCTCGGAACCGTCGGTTCCGGACAAGCCCGCCGTCGCCGGCCCCGGGGTCCCGCAGGTCTACACGATCACGCCCGCCCAGGTCGGTGAGTTGACCGGCACCGATCCGGTCGACGGGTACGTGCAGCTCGCCGACGCGCAGCCCGGCGGTCTCGGTGTTCTCGCGCTGCCGCAGCTCGACGCCGGGCCTTACCTGTCCTACGGGTTGCAGTGGCTGGCGTTCGGCATCATGGCTCCGCTGGGTCTGGCGTACTTCGTGCGCGCCGAGATCAGGGAACGGCGGCGTGGCAACGCCGAGTCGAGTGACGATCTCGAACCGAGCGACGATCTCGAGCCCACCGCCGCTCCCGACGAGTACGACGACGGACTGGACGCGCTGCTGAAGCCGCGGCGAGGCCTACGAAGGAAGTCGGCGCCCGCGGCCGAGTCGACGACGCTGCTGACCGATCGCTACGGCAAGAAGCGCTGA